Proteins from one Pygocentrus nattereri isolate fPygNat1 chromosome 16, fPygNat1.pri, whole genome shotgun sequence genomic window:
- the LOC119265367 gene encoding RNA-binding protein 25-like yields the protein REREREWEIQREKERVSERDRERMMRERERERERTERQRERERERERKRERERERKREKQRERDREREREREREKKREREREREKEKERKRERQRERKRERERERERERERKRERERERERKRERKRERERERERERERERERKRKRERERERE from the exons agagagagagagagagagtgggagatacagagagagaaagagagagtgagtgagagagacagagagagaatg atgagagagagagagagagagagagagaga acagagagacagagagagagagagagagagagagagagaaagagagagagagagagagagagaaagagagagaaacagagagagagagatagagagagagagagagagagagagagagagaaaaagagagaaagagagagagagagagagaaagagaaagagagaaagagagagagacagagagagagaaagagagagagagagagagaaagagagagagagagagagagaaagagagaaagagagagagagagagagagaaagagagagagaaagagagagagagagagagagagagag agagagagagagagagagagagagagaaagagaaagagagagagagagagagagagagag